A genomic segment from Gossypium hirsutum isolate 1008001.06 chromosome D04, Gossypium_hirsutum_v2.1, whole genome shotgun sequence encodes:
- the LOC107910823 gene encoding ankyrin repeat-containing protein ITN1: MEPSTNIVLTSSGEPQEPEENITYMDALLYKAAAEGRIEEFNNHPELQLESLKTPNHDNLLHVNLATQESAVDSDDSLFILFPRVYVLFHQYLSIFISMIKREKRSDFFEQILSKCPSLLLQTNAKGQTPLHVAARYGHSAIVKLLIKSCAKARDGDLEKLGMDQVNAVREMLRITDQESNTALHEAAGCGNVEVVKALLEFEDPDFPYSANKKQETPLYIAARRRGSGRLLTLLLDKFKSTGHGGPHGRTALHAAAMAGDAEAIRVILKKKGNLTKERDEDGHTPLHYAAHFGRSRRISVVKELLKWDVSAAYIGDKKRGMTPLLMAARQGYLVTVSKILSLCPDCCEKVDNKGLSLLHYLAFRVSSSPIGRSLFKYGGSEIVNGSFRNLRKLEDAFGMTPQEVYNALRSEKHHHKQKQIKELLEEIENDQVAEEPVCSFPIRNVSAESLEKEREAHLVVAALIATVAFAAAITVPGGLQSEKGSEQGTPLLIHEAVFKAFVVTNALAFILSVSALTIHFGVLDNLLSQFKFFRRTVLYRTKSVSGILGYATLAMVTAFSTGSYVVLKPSHELAFASYLICPAFLLCIWGILNPSIDM; this comes from the exons ATGGAACCATCGACAAACATCGTGCTTACATCCTCCGGTGAACCTCAGGAGCCTGAAGAGAACATCACTTACATGGATGCTTTGTTGTACAAGGCAGCAGCAGAAGGCAGAATTGAAGAATTCAATAATCACCCAGAGCTTCAACTTGAGTCGCTAAAGACCCCAAACCATGACAACCTGCTCCATGTTAACTTGGCAACCCAGGAGAGTGCTGTTGACAGTGATGACTCATTATTCATATTATTCCCCCGTGTATATGTATTATTCCATCAGTATTTGAGTATTTTCATTAGTATgataaaaagagaaaagagatcaGATTTTTTTGAGCAAATTCTCAGCAAGTGTCCGTCACTGCTACTCCAAACGAATGCTAAAGGTCAAACTCCTTTGCACGTTGCAGCAAGGTATGGACATTCTGCTATTGTGAAACTACTAATCAAGTCTTGTGCAAAAGCTAGAGATGGAGATTTAGAGAAGCTGGGAATGGATCAAGTAAATGCAGTGAGGGAGATGTTGAGGATTACGGATCAGGAATCGAACACGGCTTTGCATGAAGCAGCAGGGTGTGGCAATGTTGAAGTGGTGAAAGCATTGTTGGAGTTTGAAGACCCTGATTTTCCGTATTCTGCCAACAAAAAACAGGAGACTCCACTTTACATTGCAGCTAGGAGGAGAGGATCTGGGCGCTTGTTGACTCTATTATTAGATAAATTCAAATCAACTGGTCATGGCGGCCCCCACGGTAGAACAGCTTTGCATGCAGCAGCTATGGCTGGAGATGCAG AGGCAATAAGGGTAATATTAAAGAAGAAGGGGAATTTGACAAAAGAAAGAGATGAAGATGGACACACCCCTCTTCATTATGCTGCACACTTTGGTCGTAGTCGTAGAATCTCAGTTGTGAAAGAACTTTTAAAATGGGATGTATCAGCTGCTTATATAGGTGATAAAAAGAGGGGGATGACACCCCTTCTTATGGCAGCCAGGCAAGGTTATCTTGTAACAGTTTCAAAGATTCTCTCTTTATGTCCAGATTGTTGTGAAAAAGTGGACAACAAAGGTTTGAGTTTACTTCATTATCTGGCTTTTAGAGTTTCTTCCTCCCCAATAGGGCGTTCACTTTTCAAGTATGGTGGTAGTGAGATTGTAAATGGATCATTCAGAAATCTAAGAAAGTTGGAAGATGCCTTTGGAATGACACCTCAAGAAGTTTATAATGCACTTCGATCTGAGAAACATCATCATAAACag AAGCAAATCAAAGAATTGTTGGAAGAAATTGAGAATGATCAAGTGGCGGAGGAACCAGTTTGTAGCTTTCCCATACGAAATGTTTCTGCAGAAAGTTTGGAGAAGGAAAGAGAGGCTCATTTAGTAGTGGCAGCACTTATAGCCACCGTCGCATTCGCAGCGGCAATAACTGTTCCAGGTGGTTTGCAGAGTGAAAAAGGGTCAGAGCAAGGCACTCCCCTTTTGATTCATGAGGCAGTGTTTAAAGCATTTGTTGTGACAAATGCATTGGCCTTTATTTTATCTGTTTCTGCCCTTACCATCCACTTTGGGGTTCTGGATAATCTATtatcacaatttaaattttttcgtCGAACAGTTTTATATCGAACTAAGTCTGTTTCTGGGATCCTTGGCTATGCAACGCTGGCAATGGTGACTGCTTTCAGCACAGGTAGTTATGTGGTCTTAAAACCTTCCCACGAACTTGCCTTTGCTTCGTATCTCATCTGCCCTGCCTTTCTACTCTGTATTTGGGGAATTCTGAATCCTTCAATAgatatgtaa
- the LOC107911541 gene encoding protein ACCELERATED CELL DEATH 6 isoform X1 — protein sequence MVHIPAKQQVRWRPRVRRRPRFRWQPRHKIASAGKPEELEQNITYMDASLYKAAAEGKIEVFNNYQELDLESQKTPNHDNVLHVNLATHELAAWFSNGILSSTRSLPKLYFFIFLFLWFFIIKKKSEKRSNLIGQILNKCPSLLLQTNAKGQTPLHVAAMNGHSAIVKLLIKSCAKARDGDLEMLEMGQVNAVREMLRITDQESNTALHLAVKYGDVEMVKELLEHEDPDFQYSANNNQETPLYLAAKRGDTGMLSILLEISNSTGHGGPHSRTALHAAAMAGDIAEATTIILKKNRNLIKKRDEDGHTPLHYAAHLGCISVVEELLKTDVSAAYIGDRKLGMTPLLMAARQGYLGTVRKILFYCPDCCDKVDKRGLSLLHYLAFRDSPHFLFIPGGTKPEYGSLRNLRNLEGDIGFTPDKVSDFIRHEQPFTADLREKKPIEDMLKAIAREKVAEFPVLPFHLRTVSAESLEKSRDTNLVVAALIATVAFAAGITVPGGFKGEKGLEEGTPILIHEIAFKAFVVTNALAFIFSICALAIHFGVNDLLLSRIPFWITDITLYQTRSASNLLSRAITVTVIAFSTGSYVVLKPSHGLAIASCFICPAVYFCYYIEVFIAWVKMDL from the exons ATGGTACATATTCCTGCGAAGCAACAGGTCCGATGGCGGCCCCGGGTCCGACGGCGGCCCCGGTTCCGATGGCAGCCCCGCCATAAAATCGCCTCTGCCGGTAAACCTGAGGAGCTTGAACAGAACATCACTTACATGGATGCTTCGTTGTATAAGGCAGCAGCAGAAGGAAAAATTGAAGTATTCAATAATTACCAGGAGCTTGACCTTGAATCGCAAAAGACCCCAAACCATGACAACGTGCTCCATGTTAACTTGGCAACCCACGAGCTTGCTGCCTGGTTTTCTAATGGAATTCTCTCAAGCACTAGATCCTTacccaaattatattttttcatctttttgtttttgtggTTTTTCATTATtaagaaaaaaagtgaaaaaagatCAAATTTAATCGGACAAATTCTTAACAAGTGTCCGTCACTACTACTCCAAACGAATGCTAAAGGTCAAACTCCCTTGCACGTTGCAGCAATGAATGGACATTCTGCTATTGTTAAACTTCTAATCAAGTCATGCGCAAAAGCTAGAGATGGAGATTTAGAGATGCTAGAAATGGGTCAAGTAAATGCAGTGAGAGAGATGCTGAGGATCACGGATCAGGAATCTAACACGGCTTTACATTTAGCAGTAAAGTATGGCGACGTTGAAATGGTGAAAGAATTGTTGGAGCATGAAGACCCTGATTTTCAGTATTCTGCCAACAATAACCAGGAGACTCCACTTTACTTAGCAGCTAAGAGAGGAGACACGGGCATGCTGAGTATATTATTAGAAATATCGAATTCAACTGGTCATGGGGGTCCCCACAGTAGAACAGCTTTGCATGCAGCAGCTATGGCTGGAGATATTGCAG AGGCAACAACGATAATATTAAAGAAGAATAGGAATTTGATAAAGAAAAGAGATGAAGATGGGCACACCCCTCTTCATTATGCTGCACACTTAGGTTGCATTTCTGTTGTGGAAGAACTGTTAAAAACGGATGTATCAGCTGCCTATATAGGTGATAGAAAGTTGGGGATGACACCCCTCCTTATGGCAGCCAGGCAAGGTTATCTTGGAACAGTAAGAAAGATTCTCTTTTATTGTCCTGATTGTTGTGATAAAGTGGACAAAAGAGGTTTGAGTTTACTTCATTACCTGGCTTTTAGAGACAGTCCCCATTTTCTTTTCATTCCTGGTGGTACTAAGCCTGAATATGGATCACTCCGAAATCTAAGGAACTTGGAAGGTGACATTGGATTCACACCAGACAAAGTGAGTGATTTTATTCGACATGAGCAACCTTTTACGGCTGATCTGCGAGAAAAG AAGCCAATTGAAGACATGTTGAAAGCTATTGCACGTGAAAAAGTAGCAGAGTTCCCGGTTTTACCCTTTCACTTACGAACGGTTTCTGCAGAAAGCTTGGAGAAATCAAGAGATACTAATTTAGTAGTGGCAGCACTTATAGCCACTGTGGCATTCGCAGCAGGCATAACTGTTCCAGGTGGTTTCAAGGGTGAAAAGGGGTTAGAGGAGGGCACTCCTATTCTGATTCATGAAATAGCCTTTAAAGCATTTGTGGTAACAAATGCATTGGCCTTTATTTTCTCTATTTGTGCCCTCGCCATCCACTTTGGGGTTAATGATCTTCTTTTATCAAGAATACCTTTTTGGATAACTGATATAACTTTATATCAAACTCGGTCCGCTTCTAATCTCCTTAGTCGTGCAATAACTGTAACGGTGATTGCTTTCAGCACAGGTAGTTATGTGGTTTTAAAACCTTCTCATGGACTTGCCATCGCTTCATGTTTCATCTGTCCTGCCGTATATTTCTGTTATTACATAGAAGTATTTATAGCTTGGGTGAAGATGGATCTGTGA
- the LOC107911541 gene encoding ankyrin repeat-containing protein ITN1 isoform X2 yields the protein MVHIPAKQQVRWRPRVRRRPRFRWQPRHKIASAGKPEELEQNITYMDASLYKAAAEGKIEVFNNYQELDLESQKTPNHDNVLHVNLATHELAAWFSNGILSSTRSLPKLYFFIFLFLWFFIIKKKSEKRSNLIGQILNKCPSLLLQTNAKGQTPLHVAAMNGHSAIVKLLIKSCAKARDGDLEMLEMGQVNAVREMLRITDQESNTALHLAVKYGDVEMVKELLEHEDPDFQYSANNNQETPLYLAAKRGDTGMLSILLEISNSTGHGGPHSRTALHAAAMAGDIAEATTIILKKNRNLIKKRDEDGHTPLHYAAHLGCISVVEELLKTDVSAAYIGDRKLGMTPLLMAARQGYLGTVRKILFYCPDCCDKVDKRGLSLLHYLAFRDSPHFLFIPGGTKPEYGSLRNLRNLEGDIGFTPDKVSDFIRHEQPFTADLREKPIEDMLKAIAREKVAEFPVLPFHLRTVSAESLEKSRDTNLVVAALIATVAFAAGITVPGGFKGEKGLEEGTPILIHEIAFKAFVVTNALAFIFSICALAIHFGVNDLLLSRIPFWITDITLYQTRSASNLLSRAITVTVIAFSTGSYVVLKPSHGLAIASCFICPAVYFCYYIEVFIAWVKMDL from the exons ATGGTACATATTCCTGCGAAGCAACAGGTCCGATGGCGGCCCCGGGTCCGACGGCGGCCCCGGTTCCGATGGCAGCCCCGCCATAAAATCGCCTCTGCCGGTAAACCTGAGGAGCTTGAACAGAACATCACTTACATGGATGCTTCGTTGTATAAGGCAGCAGCAGAAGGAAAAATTGAAGTATTCAATAATTACCAGGAGCTTGACCTTGAATCGCAAAAGACCCCAAACCATGACAACGTGCTCCATGTTAACTTGGCAACCCACGAGCTTGCTGCCTGGTTTTCTAATGGAATTCTCTCAAGCACTAGATCCTTacccaaattatattttttcatctttttgtttttgtggTTTTTCATTATtaagaaaaaaagtgaaaaaagatCAAATTTAATCGGACAAATTCTTAACAAGTGTCCGTCACTACTACTCCAAACGAATGCTAAAGGTCAAACTCCCTTGCACGTTGCAGCAATGAATGGACATTCTGCTATTGTTAAACTTCTAATCAAGTCATGCGCAAAAGCTAGAGATGGAGATTTAGAGATGCTAGAAATGGGTCAAGTAAATGCAGTGAGAGAGATGCTGAGGATCACGGATCAGGAATCTAACACGGCTTTACATTTAGCAGTAAAGTATGGCGACGTTGAAATGGTGAAAGAATTGTTGGAGCATGAAGACCCTGATTTTCAGTATTCTGCCAACAATAACCAGGAGACTCCACTTTACTTAGCAGCTAAGAGAGGAGACACGGGCATGCTGAGTATATTATTAGAAATATCGAATTCAACTGGTCATGGGGGTCCCCACAGTAGAACAGCTTTGCATGCAGCAGCTATGGCTGGAGATATTGCAG AGGCAACAACGATAATATTAAAGAAGAATAGGAATTTGATAAAGAAAAGAGATGAAGATGGGCACACCCCTCTTCATTATGCTGCACACTTAGGTTGCATTTCTGTTGTGGAAGAACTGTTAAAAACGGATGTATCAGCTGCCTATATAGGTGATAGAAAGTTGGGGATGACACCCCTCCTTATGGCAGCCAGGCAAGGTTATCTTGGAACAGTAAGAAAGATTCTCTTTTATTGTCCTGATTGTTGTGATAAAGTGGACAAAAGAGGTTTGAGTTTACTTCATTACCTGGCTTTTAGAGACAGTCCCCATTTTCTTTTCATTCCTGGTGGTACTAAGCCTGAATATGGATCACTCCGAAATCTAAGGAACTTGGAAGGTGACATTGGATTCACACCAGACAAAGTGAGTGATTTTATTCGACATGAGCAACCTTTTACGGCTGATCTGCGAGAAAAG CCAATTGAAGACATGTTGAAAGCTATTGCACGTGAAAAAGTAGCAGAGTTCCCGGTTTTACCCTTTCACTTACGAACGGTTTCTGCAGAAAGCTTGGAGAAATCAAGAGATACTAATTTAGTAGTGGCAGCACTTATAGCCACTGTGGCATTCGCAGCAGGCATAACTGTTCCAGGTGGTTTCAAGGGTGAAAAGGGGTTAGAGGAGGGCACTCCTATTCTGATTCATGAAATAGCCTTTAAAGCATTTGTGGTAACAAATGCATTGGCCTTTATTTTCTCTATTTGTGCCCTCGCCATCCACTTTGGGGTTAATGATCTTCTTTTATCAAGAATACCTTTTTGGATAACTGATATAACTTTATATCAAACTCGGTCCGCTTCTAATCTCCTTAGTCGTGCAATAACTGTAACGGTGATTGCTTTCAGCACAGGTAGTTATGTGGTTTTAAAACCTTCTCATGGACTTGCCATCGCTTCATGTTTCATCTGTCCTGCCGTATATTTCTGTTATTACATAGAAGTATTTATAGCTTGGGTGAAGATGGATCTGTGA
- the LOC107911542 gene encoding agamous-like MADS-box protein MADS4 — protein MGRGRVELKRIENKINRQVTFAKRRNGLLKKAYELSVLCDAEVALIIFSNRGKLYEFCSSSSMIKTLERYQKCNYGAPEPNVSSREAALELSSRQEYLKLKARYDALQRSQRNLLGEDLGPLSSKELESLEKQLDSSLKLIRSTRTQYMLDQLNDLQRKEHLLNEANKTLKQRLVEGYQVNSLQLNPNATEDVGYGRQQVHHQPHGDAFFHPLDCEPTLQIGYQHDPMSVVTAGPSVNNYMTGWLP, from the exons atgggaaGAGGTAGGGTTGAACTTAAGAGGATTGAAAACAAGATCAACAGGCAAGTCACTTTTGCAAAGAGAAGAAATGGTCTTTTGAAGAAAGCTTATGAGCTTTCTGTTCTTTGTGATGCTGAAGTTGCTCTCATCATCTTCTCCAATAGAGGAAAGTTGTACGAATTTTGCAGCAGCTcaag catGATCAAAACATTGGAGAGGTACCAAAAATGCAACTATGGAGCTCCTGAGCCAAATGTGTCATCTAGGGAGGCTGCTTTG GAATTAAGCAGTCGACAGGAATATTTGAAGCTTAAAGCACGTTACGATGCCTTACAAAGGTCCCAAAG gaatTTACTAGGAGAAGATTTGGGACCTTTGAGCAGCAAGGAGCTCGAGTCACTTGAGAAACAACTTGATTCATCATTGAAGCTAATCAGATCAACACGG ACCCAATACATGCTTGATCAGCTCAATGATCTCCAAAGAAAG GAACATCTTCTTAATGAAGCCAATAAGACCCTAAAACAAAGG TTGGTGGAAGGGTATCAAGTAAATTCGTTACAATTGAATCCAAATGCAACGGAAGACGTCGGCTATGGCCGTCAACAGGTTCATCATCAGCCTCATGGCGATGCCTTCTTCCATCCACTGGACTGTGAGCCAACTTTACAAATCGG aTATCAGCATGATCCAATGTCAGTGGTGACTGCAGGGCCAAGTGTGAATAATTATATGACAGGTTGGTTACCATAG